One genomic region from Leguminivora glycinivorella isolate SPB_JAAS2020 chromosome 8, LegGlyc_1.1, whole genome shotgun sequence encodes:
- the LOC125228805 gene encoding endothelial lipase-like isoform X2: MRRFYNYCNLEKSKNMWRQVLVIVASSCLCKNTAQQPAICNDVNVPNFVRYHLTSWQHAVAGVDMIVENSEAGIVSLDLTGNEHVTIVVHGRESGIYTEFAIITADKQMIVILVDWSSLSFAPYEDAVSYVPCVSNEIRSFIENMMAASKLNPNRLHLIGFDLGAHIVGIASRNSVARAVKITALDPAGDGWGADSQRLNATDAQLVEVIHTNGNGAFGSTAYGIGEPIGTLDFFPNGGDRQPGCRTLDNECHHKRAWQLFAGTVDAGGHLIAMKCLDMSQVSNDRCTMIPPAVMGTLALVKFNTGLHRVNTGSIYPY; the protein is encoded by the exons ATGCGACGCTTTTATAATTACTGTAATCTAGAAAAGTCTAAAAACATGTGGCGACAAGTGCTTGTTATTGTGGCTTCCTCTTGTT tATGCAAGAACACGGCACAGCAACCAGCAATATGCAACGATGTTAATGTTCCGAATTTCGTCAGATACCATCTAACTTCTTG gcaACATGCAGTAGCAGGAGTTGACATGATAGTAGAAAACTCAGAAGCTGGTATTGTTTCCCTAGATCTCACTGGGAACGAACATGTGACCATTGTAGTGCATGGTAGAGAAAGTGGCATCTACACTGAGTTTG ctATTATAACGGCAGACAAACAAATGATCGTCATTTTAGTAGACTGGTCGTCTCTATCCTTTGCACCCTATGAAGATGCCGTGAGTTATGTACCATGTGTTTCAAACGAAATAAGAAGTTTTATAGAAAATATGATGGCAGCATCTAAGTTGAACCCAAATCGCCTTCATCTCATCGGCTTTGATCTGGGAGCACACATTGTAGGCATTGCGAGTCGCAACAGTGTTGCTCGAGCCGTGAAAATTACAG CTCTGGACCCCGCTGGTGATGGTTGGGGAGCTGATTCACAACGTCTTAATGCTACCGATGCTCAGTTAGTTGAGGTCATCCACACAAATGGAAACGGTGCGTTTGGAAGTACAGCTTACGGCATCGGTGAACCCATTGGCACCTTGGATTTCTTCCCTAACGGAGGAGACAGGCAGCCTGGCTGTAGAACACTTGACAACGAGTGCCATCATAAGAGAGCATGGCAACTCTTTGCGGGAACCGTGGATGCTGGTGGCCACTTAATAGCTATGAAGTGTCTGGATATGTCGCAAGTAAGCAATGATCGCTGTACGATGATTCCACCTGCGGTCATGGGGACACTGGCACTGGTAAAATTTAA caCCGGTTTACATCGGGTCAATACTGGGAGCATTTACccttattaa
- the LOC125228805 gene encoding endothelial lipase-like isoform X1 translates to MRRFYNYCNLEKSKNMWRQVLVIVASSCLCKNTAQQPAICNDVNVPNFVRYHLTSWQHAVAGVDMIVENSEAGIVSLDLTGNEHVTIVVHGRESGIYTEFGNTLKHSIITADKQMIVILVDWSSLSFAPYEDAVSYVPCVSNEIRSFIENMMAASKLNPNRLHLIGFDLGAHIVGIASRNSVARAVKITALDPAGDGWGADSQRLNATDAQLVEVIHTNGNGAFGSTAYGIGEPIGTLDFFPNGGDRQPGCRTLDNECHHKRAWQLFAGTVDAGGHLIAMKCLDMSQVSNDRCTMIPPAVMGTLALVKFNTGLHRVNTGSIYPY, encoded by the exons ATGCGACGCTTTTATAATTACTGTAATCTAGAAAAGTCTAAAAACATGTGGCGACAAGTGCTTGTTATTGTGGCTTCCTCTTGTT tATGCAAGAACACGGCACAGCAACCAGCAATATGCAACGATGTTAATGTTCCGAATTTCGTCAGATACCATCTAACTTCTTG gcaACATGCAGTAGCAGGAGTTGACATGATAGTAGAAAACTCAGAAGCTGGTATTGTTTCCCTAGATCTCACTGGGAACGAACATGTGACCATTGTAGTGCATGGTAGAGAAAGTGGCATCTACACTGAGTTTGGTAACACTCTGAAACATT ctATTATAACGGCAGACAAACAAATGATCGTCATTTTAGTAGACTGGTCGTCTCTATCCTTTGCACCCTATGAAGATGCCGTGAGTTATGTACCATGTGTTTCAAACGAAATAAGAAGTTTTATAGAAAATATGATGGCAGCATCTAAGTTGAACCCAAATCGCCTTCATCTCATCGGCTTTGATCTGGGAGCACACATTGTAGGCATTGCGAGTCGCAACAGTGTTGCTCGAGCCGTGAAAATTACAG CTCTGGACCCCGCTGGTGATGGTTGGGGAGCTGATTCACAACGTCTTAATGCTACCGATGCTCAGTTAGTTGAGGTCATCCACACAAATGGAAACGGTGCGTTTGGAAGTACAGCTTACGGCATCGGTGAACCCATTGGCACCTTGGATTTCTTCCCTAACGGAGGAGACAGGCAGCCTGGCTGTAGAACACTTGACAACGAGTGCCATCATAAGAGAGCATGGCAACTCTTTGCGGGAACCGTGGATGCTGGTGGCCACTTAATAGCTATGAAGTGTCTGGATATGTCGCAAGTAAGCAATGATCGCTGTACGATGATTCCACCTGCGGTCATGGGGACACTGGCACTGGTAAAATTTAA caCCGGTTTACATCGGGTCAATACTGGGAGCATTTACccttattaa